Genomic DNA from Candidatus Aminicenantes bacterium:
GCCCATGCGCGAGGCGATGGCCGGGATGTAGCGGTGCATCTCGCCGTACAGTTTCAGGTTCTTGACCACGTCGCTGCGGAAGCCGCGCAGGGTGCAGCCATAGTCATGCAGCCGGGTGCCGGTGATCCAGGAGATGAGCTTGTTGCCGAAAAAAGAAGGCACTTTCCGAGTCAGCCACTTGTCGTGGCGGTCCTTGCGCCAGCCGTTGACGATGTCGAAGCCTTCTTCGACCTTGTCCACCAACAGCGGGATATCGGCCGGGTTGTTCTGCAGGTCGGCGTCCATGGTGATGACCACGTCGCCATGACACAATTCGAAACCGGCCGAAATGGCGGCACTCTGGCCGAAATTTTTGCGGAATTGGATGATCTTGACCCGCGGGTCCTGGGCGCAAATATTCTTCAATGCAGGCAGCGAACCGTCGTTGCTGCCGTCGTCGACAAAAATTATTTCATAGTCTTCCGGCCGGTTTTTGATCGCCGCGGCAATCTCCTCATGCAGCAGGCCAACGTTTTCAGCTTCGTTGAAAACCGGGATGACGATCGAAACCAATTTTTTTTTCATTGGTTATTTTTAACACAATTGGGGGATTAATACAAGGCGGACGTGAAAAGGTGATGAAAAACATAAATGTCATTGTGATGAAAAAGTCAAAGGTATCGCTGCATATTTTACCCACAGGCAAATAATCTCGCGAGTAAATTTGACAGGTGGTTAAAAAAGAAGTAAATTGGTATTCATGAAAACACGTTACCTGGCCAAACAAGTATGCACGGACTTGCGCCGGAAAATGGTTTTTGTGGCCGGACCCCGTCAAGTCGGAAAAACTACCATGGCACGGCAGATCCTCGGTAAAGCCGGTCTCTATCTCAACTGGGATGTGCCCGAACACCGCGAAACCATCCTGCGCCGGGAATTGCCGGCCGCGGGCGGTCTCGTTCTTGACGAAATCCATAAATACCGCTCCTGGCGCAATTATCTGAAAGGATTGGTGGACCAGCCGGAACGGAAGCTGAA
This window encodes:
- a CDS encoding glycosyltransferase family 2 protein; this translates as MKKKLVSIVIPVFNEAENVGLLHEEIAAAIKNRPEDYEIIFVDDGSNDGSLPALKNICAQDPRVKIIQFRKNFGQSAAISAGFELCHGDVVITMDADLQNNPADIPLLVDKVEEGFDIVNGWRKDRHDKWLTRKVPSFFGNKLISWITGTRLHDYGCTLRGFRSDVVKNLKLYGEMHRYIPAIASRMGIRSTEIAVNHRARQFGKSKYGLGRTFRVVIDLISLKFLLAYSHRPLQIFGGAGLLMILTGLGCGLVLTYEKFVLNQGIAGRPLLFFTLLMIFLGFQSISLGLLAEMLSRIYHEGFDKNEYAIRELIGFADENIDDRPRTLL